In one Zalophus californianus isolate mZalCal1 chromosome 10, mZalCal1.pri.v2, whole genome shotgun sequence genomic region, the following are encoded:
- the ANTKMT gene encoding adenine nucleotide translocase lysine N-methyltransferase: MEQDEPGEAMRELRERRLGVLELLQAAVGSGLAVYAAWALLLQPGFRRVPLRLQVPYVGASERQVDHVLSLLRGRPGKMVDLGSGDGRIVLAAHRCGLRPAVGYELNPWLVGLARLHAWRAGCAGSVCYRREDLWKVNLRDCHNVSVFLAPSVLPLLEDKLQAELPEGARVVSGRYPLPTWQPVAVMGEGVDRVWAYDVRSGGSAGQASPGPSSASVPGAPNSQAG; the protein is encoded by the exons ATGGAGCAGGACGAGCCGGGCGAGGCGATGAGGGAGCTGCGCGAGCGGCGGCTGGGCGTGCTGGAGCTGCTGCAGGCGGCGGTGGGCTCGGGCCTGGCCGTCTACGCCGCGTGGGCGCTGCTGCTGCAGCCCGGCTTCCGCCGTGTGCCGCTGCGGCTACAG GTGCCCTATGTCGGTGCGAGTGAGCGGCAGGTGGACCACGTGCTGTCGCTGCTGCGAGGTCGGCCGGGAAAGATGGTGGACCTAGGCTCTGGCGATGGCAGGATC GTGCTGGCCGCCCACAGGTGCGGTCTCCGCCCGGCTGTGGGCTACGAGCTGAACCCGTGGCTAGTGGGGCTGGCTCGGCTGCATGCCTGGAGGGCAGGCTGTGCCGGCAGCGTCTGCTACCGCCGTGAGGACCTCTGGAAG GTGAACCTGAGGGACTGCCACAACGTGTCAGTGTTCCTGGCCCCTAGCGTG CTCCCACTGCTGGAAGACAAGCTGCAGGCAGAGCTGCCCGAAGGGGCCCGAGTGGTGTCGGGGCGCTACCCGCTCCCCACGTGGCAGCCTGTGGCTGTGATGGGTGAGGGTGTGGACCGCGTCTGGGCCTATGATGTCCGTAGTGGTGGGTCGGCCGGTCAGGCCTCCCCAGGACCCAGTTCTGCCTCAGTCCCTGGGGCCCCCAATTCTCAGGCCGGCTGA
- the CCDC78 gene encoding coiled-coil domain-containing protein 78 isoform X3, which yields MPSWVGPPELRGSAGDQQRPWQHKPQCCSNRPVGKETLHLGRPESLRSMEHAAATGPRPAPPPGASENVLPQAEDWTTNLKTELLSDLQLSEEHRLQISKELVDLQITTHHLREQHEAELFELKSELQGEWKRVLEQHKAQKQALETRVADLGMRLQGAQQEARTAGQQLAAQAMVLSACQGQLRQAEAENAQLQLQLKKLNEEYAVQLQRCARAVAEYAKGTGREPAAATLRTFLETTLEDMRAAHRRREQQLARAARAYRKRLADVSRRHEELLAARSVQQVLADSTGAPGTPKATFDAATSHLEPLSLHLVSELGHPGAAQARLETKLQKLQAQKGPNEASQGGTSEPQGQEAASWAQIHQKLQDFSRGTQAELERERALLLVRATMAEEQLSELREYVDQHLGRYRQEILRLRKLMGTENAWKAGATPPIKPQHPKTQSH from the exons atgCCCTCGTGGGTGGGGCCCCCAGAGCTCCGGGGATCAGCAGGGGACCAACAGAGGCCTTGGCAACACAAGCCACAGTGTTGCAGCAACAGGCCAGTAGGTAAGGAGACACTGCATCTGGGAAGGCCAGAGTCCCTTCGGTCTATGGAGCATGCGGCAGCCACAGGCCCCAGGCCAGCGCCCCCACCTGGGGCCAGTGAGAAC GTTCTGCCACAAGCGGAGGACTGGACAACCAACCTCAAGACAGAGCTTCTCTCAGATCTACAGCTGAGTGAGGAGCACCGACTGCAG ATCTCCAAGGAGTTGGTCGACCTACAGATCACAACACATCATCTGCGGGAGCAGCATGAGGCTGAACTCTTCGAGCTGAAGAGTGAG CTGCAGGGAGAATGGAAGCGGGTGCTGGAGCAGCACAAGGCCCAGAAGCAGGCACTGGAGACCCGTGT GGCAGACCTGGGCATGCggctgcagggagcccaacaggagGCCAGGACAGCTGGGCAGCAACTAGCTGCACAAGCCATG GTGTTGTCTGCCTGCCAAGGCCAGCTGCGCCAGGCTGAGGCAGAGAACGCCCAGCTGCAGTTGCAGCTCAAGAAACTGAACGAAGAGTATGCCGTCCAGCTGCAGCGCTGTGCCCGAGCCGTGGCC GAGTATGCGAAAGGCACGGGCCGGGAGCCGGCCGCGGCAACCCTCCGCACATTCCTGGAGACTACTCTGGAGGACATGCGAGCAGCGCACCGCCGCCGTGAGCAGCAGTTGGCCCGGGCTGCTCGTGCCTACCGCAAGCGCCTGGCAGATGTGAGCCGTAGACACGAGGAGCTGCTGGCCGCCCGCAG TGTGCAGCAGGTGCTGGCCGACTCCACTGGGGCACCCGGGACCCCCAAAGCTACTTTTGATGCAGCCACCTCACACCTGGAGCCACTGTCTCTGCACCTGGTCTCTGAACTTGGCCACCCGGGAGCGGCCCAGGCCAGGCTGGAGACAAAGCTCCAAAAGCTCCAGGCCCAG AAGGGGCCCAATGAAGCCTCCCAGGGGGGCACGTCAGAGCCGCA GGGCCAGGAAGCTGCATCCTGGGCCCAGATCCACCAGAAGCTCCAAGACTTCTCCCGTGGCACCCAG GCGGAGCTGGAACGCGAGCGGGCACTGCTACTAGTACGGGCCACGATGGCTGAGGAGCAACTTTCTGAGCTACGGGAGTATGTGGACCAGCACCTCGGCAG GTACAGACAGGAGATCCTGAGGCTGAGGAAGCTCATGGGTACAGAGAACGCCTGGAAAGCGGGGGCCACACCTCCAATCAAGCCCCAGCACCCAAAGACCCAAAGCCACTAG
- the CCDC78 gene encoding coiled-coil domain-containing protein 78 isoform X2: MPSWVGPPELRGSAGDQQRPWQHKPQCCSNRPVGKETLHLGRPESLRSMEHAAATGPRPAPPPGASENVLPQAEDWTTNLKTELLSDLQLSEEHRLQISKELVDLQITTHHLREQHEAELFELKSEVLRLESRVLELELHGDCTAPLEAGLGHHQELAQGLQHKAWEQGRSIHHRPQLQGEWKRVLEQHKAQKQALETRVADLGMRLQGAQQEARTAGQQLAAQAMVLSACQGQLRQAEAENAQLQLQLKKLNEEYAVQLQRCARAVAEYAKGTGREPAAATLRTFLETTLEDMRAAHRRREQQLARAARAYRKRLADVSRRHEELLAARSVQQVLADSTGAPGTPKATFDAATSHLEPLSLHLVSELGHPGAAQARLETKLQKLQAQKGPNEASQGGTSEPQGQEAASWAQIHQKLQDFSRGTQAELERERALLLVRATMAEEQLSELREYVDQHLGRYRQEILRLRKLMGTENAWKAGATPPIKPQHPKTQSH; encoded by the exons atgCCCTCGTGGGTGGGGCCCCCAGAGCTCCGGGGATCAGCAGGGGACCAACAGAGGCCTTGGCAACACAAGCCACAGTGTTGCAGCAACAGGCCAGTAGGTAAGGAGACACTGCATCTGGGAAGGCCAGAGTCCCTTCGGTCTATGGAGCATGCGGCAGCCACAGGCCCCAGGCCAGCGCCCCCACCTGGGGCCAGTGAGAAC GTTCTGCCACAAGCGGAGGACTGGACAACCAACCTCAAGACAGAGCTTCTCTCAGATCTACAGCTGAGTGAGGAGCACCGACTGCAG ATCTCCAAGGAGTTGGTCGACCTACAGATCACAACACATCATCTGCGGGAGCAGCATGAGGCTGAACTCTTCGAGCTGAAGAGTGAG GTCCTACGGCTGGAGAGCCGGGTGCTAGAGCTGGAACTGCATGGAGATTGCACAGCCCCCCTAGAGGCTGGCCTGGGGCACCACCAGGAGCTGGCCCAGGGGCTCCAGCACAAGGCCTGGGAGCAGGGACGCTCCATCCACCACAGACCTCAG CTGCAGGGAGAATGGAAGCGGGTGCTGGAGCAGCACAAGGCCCAGAAGCAGGCACTGGAGACCCGTGT GGCAGACCTGGGCATGCggctgcagggagcccaacaggagGCCAGGACAGCTGGGCAGCAACTAGCTGCACAAGCCATG GTGTTGTCTGCCTGCCAAGGCCAGCTGCGCCAGGCTGAGGCAGAGAACGCCCAGCTGCAGTTGCAGCTCAAGAAACTGAACGAAGAGTATGCCGTCCAGCTGCAGCGCTGTGCCCGAGCCGTGGCC GAGTATGCGAAAGGCACGGGCCGGGAGCCGGCCGCGGCAACCCTCCGCACATTCCTGGAGACTACTCTGGAGGACATGCGAGCAGCGCACCGCCGCCGTGAGCAGCAGTTGGCCCGGGCTGCTCGTGCCTACCGCAAGCGCCTGGCAGATGTGAGCCGTAGACACGAGGAGCTGCTGGCCGCCCGCAG TGTGCAGCAGGTGCTGGCCGACTCCACTGGGGCACCCGGGACCCCCAAAGCTACTTTTGATGCAGCCACCTCACACCTGGAGCCACTGTCTCTGCACCTGGTCTCTGAACTTGGCCACCCGGGAGCGGCCCAGGCCAGGCTGGAGACAAAGCTCCAAAAGCTCCAGGCCCAG AAGGGGCCCAATGAAGCCTCCCAGGGGGGCACGTCAGAGCCGCA GGGCCAGGAAGCTGCATCCTGGGCCCAGATCCACCAGAAGCTCCAAGACTTCTCCCGTGGCACCCAG GCGGAGCTGGAACGCGAGCGGGCACTGCTACTAGTACGGGCCACGATGGCTGAGGAGCAACTTTCTGAGCTACGGGAGTATGTGGACCAGCACCTCGGCAG GTACAGACAGGAGATCCTGAGGCTGAGGAAGCTCATGGGTACAGAGAACGCCTGGAAAGCGGGGGCCACACCTCCAATCAAGCCCCAGCACCCAAAGACCCAAAGCCACTAG
- the CCDC78 gene encoding coiled-coil domain-containing protein 78 isoform X1 produces the protein MPSWVGPPELRGSAGDQQRPWQHKPQCCSNRPVGKETLHLGRPESLRSMEHAAATGPRPAPPPGASENVLPQAEDWTTNLKTELLSDLQLSEEHRLQISKELVDLQITTHHLREQHEAELFELKSEVLRLESRVLELELHGDCTAPLEAGLGHHQELAQGLQHKAWEQGRSIHHRPQAQPEDFLTPRDEQRLGNSLQGEWKRVLEQHKAQKQALETRVADLGMRLQGAQQEARTAGQQLAAQAMVLSACQGQLRQAEAENAQLQLQLKKLNEEYAVQLQRCARAVAEYAKGTGREPAAATLRTFLETTLEDMRAAHRRREQQLARAARAYRKRLADVSRRHEELLAARSVQQVLADSTGAPGTPKATFDAATSHLEPLSLHLVSELGHPGAAQARLETKLQKLQAQKGPNEASQGGTSEPQGQEAASWAQIHQKLQDFSRGTQAELERERALLLVRATMAEEQLSELREYVDQHLGRYRQEILRLRKLMGTENAWKAGATPPIKPQHPKTQSH, from the exons atgCCCTCGTGGGTGGGGCCCCCAGAGCTCCGGGGATCAGCAGGGGACCAACAGAGGCCTTGGCAACACAAGCCACAGTGTTGCAGCAACAGGCCAGTAGGTAAGGAGACACTGCATCTGGGAAGGCCAGAGTCCCTTCGGTCTATGGAGCATGCGGCAGCCACAGGCCCCAGGCCAGCGCCCCCACCTGGGGCCAGTGAGAAC GTTCTGCCACAAGCGGAGGACTGGACAACCAACCTCAAGACAGAGCTTCTCTCAGATCTACAGCTGAGTGAGGAGCACCGACTGCAG ATCTCCAAGGAGTTGGTCGACCTACAGATCACAACACATCATCTGCGGGAGCAGCATGAGGCTGAACTCTTCGAGCTGAAGAGTGAG GTCCTACGGCTGGAGAGCCGGGTGCTAGAGCTGGAACTGCATGGAGATTGCACAGCCCCCCTAGAGGCTGGCCTGGGGCACCACCAGGAGCTGGCCCAGGGGCTCCAGCACAAGGCCTGGGAGCAGGGACGCTCCATCCACCACAGACCTCAG GCACAGCCTGAGGACTTCCTGACCCCTAGGGATGAACAGCGGCTGGGGAACAGC CTGCAGGGAGAATGGAAGCGGGTGCTGGAGCAGCACAAGGCCCAGAAGCAGGCACTGGAGACCCGTGT GGCAGACCTGGGCATGCggctgcagggagcccaacaggagGCCAGGACAGCTGGGCAGCAACTAGCTGCACAAGCCATG GTGTTGTCTGCCTGCCAAGGCCAGCTGCGCCAGGCTGAGGCAGAGAACGCCCAGCTGCAGTTGCAGCTCAAGAAACTGAACGAAGAGTATGCCGTCCAGCTGCAGCGCTGTGCCCGAGCCGTGGCC GAGTATGCGAAAGGCACGGGCCGGGAGCCGGCCGCGGCAACCCTCCGCACATTCCTGGAGACTACTCTGGAGGACATGCGAGCAGCGCACCGCCGCCGTGAGCAGCAGTTGGCCCGGGCTGCTCGTGCCTACCGCAAGCGCCTGGCAGATGTGAGCCGTAGACACGAGGAGCTGCTGGCCGCCCGCAG TGTGCAGCAGGTGCTGGCCGACTCCACTGGGGCACCCGGGACCCCCAAAGCTACTTTTGATGCAGCCACCTCACACCTGGAGCCACTGTCTCTGCACCTGGTCTCTGAACTTGGCCACCCGGGAGCGGCCCAGGCCAGGCTGGAGACAAAGCTCCAAAAGCTCCAGGCCCAG AAGGGGCCCAATGAAGCCTCCCAGGGGGGCACGTCAGAGCCGCA GGGCCAGGAAGCTGCATCCTGGGCCCAGATCCACCAGAAGCTCCAAGACTTCTCCCGTGGCACCCAG GCGGAGCTGGAACGCGAGCGGGCACTGCTACTAGTACGGGCCACGATGGCTGAGGAGCAACTTTCTGAGCTACGGGAGTATGTGGACCAGCACCTCGGCAG GTACAGACAGGAGATCCTGAGGCTGAGGAAGCTCATGGGTACAGAGAACGCCTGGAAAGCGGGGGCCACACCTCCAATCAAGCCCCAGCACCCAAAGACCCAAAGCCACTAG